From the genome of Mycobacterium dioxanotrophicus, one region includes:
- a CDS encoding FtsK/SpoIIIE family DNA translocase — translation MADKTAARSGARSSRSKPSSRSGRQAPARPAPPRRKPARRPHGSPVAVAGQKLGRGARAGWLMLAKGAGSTARSVGRAREIEPGHRRDGLALALLGIAVVVAASSWFDAARPVGAWIDTALRTVVGEPVVLVPIVLAVAAVVLMRTEPDPESRPRMILGVSMVTLPALGLWHLWAGSPEDPAGRRLAAGFVGFAIGGPLSDGLTAWIAAPLLFIGVLFGVLLITGTTIREVPATLRAMFRTRAFDDDDEYYDDDYDDGYADAEPADDFSDGYYDDPAYTPEQAKNWPTAAIEAPKALTGTPMENYPLAEEAEAPTVPEPAVKPRRKKVAEPKPAKKADDTIVVDRVVEGPYTLPPLDLLIAGDPPKLRTAANDQMTDAISSVLEQFKVDAAVTGCTRGPTVTRYEVELGPGVKVEKITALHRNIAYAVATESVRMLAPIPGKSAVGIEVPNTDREMVRLSDVLTAPSTRRDHHPLVIGLGKDIEGDFVSANLAKMPHLLVAGSTGSGKSSFVNSMLVSLLARATPDEVRMILIDPKMVELTPYEGIPHLITPIITEPKKAAAALAWLVEEMEQRYQDMKASRVRHIDVFNEKVRSGEISTPLGSERVYKPYPYILAIVDELADLMMTAPRDVEDAIVRITQKARAAGIHLVLATQRPSVDVVTGLIKTNVPSRLAFATSSLTDSRVILDQPGAEKLIGMGDGLFLPMGANKPLRMQGAFITDEEIHAVVEATKAQAEPEFVDGVTAVKAGERKDVDPDIGDDLDVFLQAVELVVSSQFGSTSMLQRKLRVGFAKAGRLMDLMETRQIVGPSEGSKAREVLVKPDELAGTLALIRGGADANGTDTDDEADEF, via the coding sequence ATGGCTGACAAGACCGCTGCGCGATCTGGAGCCCGTTCGAGCAGGTCAAAGCCCAGCTCACGCTCCGGGCGGCAGGCACCTGCCCGACCTGCGCCACCCAGGCGCAAGCCGGCCCGCCGGCCCCACGGCTCACCGGTGGCCGTCGCCGGCCAGAAACTCGGTCGCGGCGCGCGCGCCGGGTGGCTGATGCTGGCCAAGGGCGCAGGTTCGACGGCGCGCTCGGTCGGCCGAGCCCGCGAGATCGAACCGGGCCACCGCCGCGACGGGCTCGCGCTGGCACTCCTGGGCATCGCCGTGGTGGTCGCGGCCAGCTCCTGGTTCGACGCGGCCCGTCCCGTCGGCGCCTGGATAGACACGGCATTGCGGACCGTCGTCGGCGAACCCGTTGTGCTTGTTCCGATCGTGCTGGCCGTCGCCGCCGTGGTGCTGATGCGTACCGAACCCGATCCGGAATCGCGCCCGCGGATGATCCTCGGCGTCTCCATGGTCACGCTGCCGGCCTTGGGACTCTGGCACCTGTGGGCCGGCTCGCCGGAGGATCCCGCCGGGCGCAGGCTGGCGGCCGGATTCGTCGGATTCGCCATCGGCGGACCGCTCTCGGACGGACTGACCGCGTGGATCGCCGCGCCGTTGCTCTTCATCGGCGTGCTGTTCGGCGTGCTGCTGATCACCGGGACGACGATCCGCGAAGTGCCCGCGACATTGCGCGCGATGTTCCGGACCCGCGCGTTCGATGATGACGACGAGTACTACGACGACGACTATGACGACGGGTACGCCGACGCGGAGCCCGCCGACGACTTCTCCGACGGCTACTACGACGATCCTGCGTACACGCCGGAACAGGCCAAGAACTGGCCCACCGCCGCGATCGAGGCGCCCAAAGCGCTGACCGGCACGCCGATGGAGAACTACCCGCTGGCCGAAGAGGCCGAAGCGCCAACGGTTCCCGAGCCTGCGGTCAAACCCCGCCGCAAGAAGGTCGCCGAGCCCAAGCCGGCCAAGAAGGCCGACGACACGATCGTCGTCGATCGGGTGGTCGAGGGCCCGTACACGCTGCCGCCCTTGGATCTGCTCATCGCCGGTGACCCACCGAAGCTGCGCACGGCGGCCAATGACCAGATGACCGACGCCATCTCGTCGGTGCTCGAACAGTTCAAGGTCGACGCGGCCGTCACCGGCTGCACCCGCGGCCCGACCGTCACCCGCTACGAGGTGGAACTCGGGCCCGGCGTCAAGGTCGAGAAAATCACTGCACTGCACCGCAATATCGCCTACGCGGTCGCCACCGAGAGCGTCCGCATGCTCGCGCCCATCCCGGGCAAATCGGCCGTCGGCATCGAGGTGCCCAACACCGACCGCGAGATGGTGCGGCTCTCCGACGTGCTCACCGCACCGTCGACGCGACGTGACCACCACCCGTTGGTGATCGGTCTCGGCAAGGACATCGAAGGCGACTTCGTCTCGGCGAACCTGGCCAAGATGCCGCACCTGCTGGTGGCCGGTTCGACCGGTTCCGGTAAGTCCAGCTTCGTCAACTCGATGCTGGTGTCGCTGCTGGCACGGGCCACCCCCGACGAGGTCAGGATGATCCTGATCGACCCGAAGATGGTGGAACTCACGCCGTATGAAGGCATTCCGCACCTGATCACGCCGATCATCACCGAACCCAAGAAGGCCGCCGCCGCGCTGGCCTGGCTGGTCGAGGAGATGGAACAGCGCTACCAGGACATGAAGGCCTCGCGGGTGCGTCACATCGACGTGTTCAACGAGAAGGTGCGCAGCGGTGAGATCAGCACGCCGCTCGGTAGTGAACGCGTCTACAAGCCCTACCCGTACATCCTGGCGATCGTCGACGAGCTCGCCGACCTGATGATGACCGCGCCGCGCGACGTCGAGGACGCCATCGTGCGCATCACGCAGAAGGCCCGTGCCGCGGGAATCCATCTGGTCTTGGCCACCCAAAGGCCGTCGGTGGACGTCGTCACCGGTCTGATCAAGACCAACGTGCCGTCCCGGCTGGCCTTCGCGACCTCATCGCTGACCGACAGCCGCGTCATCCTCGACCAGCCCGGCGCCGAGAAGCTGATCGGTATGGGCGACGGCCTGTTCCTGCCGATGGGTGCCAACAAGCCGTTGCGTATGCAGGGCGCGTTCATCACCGACGAGGAGATCCACGCCGTCGTCGAGGCCACCAAGGCGCAGGCCGAACCGGAGTTCGTCGACGGCGTCACCGCGGTCAAGGCGGGCGAGCGCAAGGACGTCGACCCCGACATCGGCGACGACCTGGATGTCTTCCTGCAGGCCGTCGAGCTCGTGGTGTCCTCGCAGTTCGGGTCCACCTCGATGTTGCAGCGCAAGCTGCGCGTCGGCTTCGCGAAGGCGGGTCGCCTGATGGACCTCATGGAGACCCGTCAGATCGTCGGACCGTCCGAGGGCTCCAAGGCCCGTGAGGTGCTGGTCAAACCCGACGAGCTGGCAGGCACTCTGGCACTGATCCGCGGTGGCGCCGACGCCAACGGTACCGACACCGACGACGAGGCCGACGAGTTCTGA
- a CDS encoding DUF3046 domain-containing protein → MRLTEFHELVDGRFGSMRGRSMLVDHVLSSMGRTAAQAIEAGVEPRDVWRALCADFDVPREEW, encoded by the coding sequence GTGCGCTTGACGGAATTCCACGAGCTGGTCGACGGCCGGTTCGGCTCGATGCGGGGGCGGTCCATGCTCGTCGACCATGTGCTGAGCAGCATGGGGCGCACGGCCGCGCAGGCCATCGAGGCAGGCGTGGAGCCGCGTGACGTGTGGCGGGCCCTGTGCGCCGATTTCGACGTCCCACGCGAAGAGTGGTAG
- the pgsA gene encoding CDP-diacylglycerol--glycerol-3-phosphate 3-phosphatidyltransferase: MPGQPSTDPLVPHAFIASLPNILTGARLVLVPVFLVLLFVGDGHETFWRIVAFAVFSVAVITDRFDGALARSYGVVSEFGALADPIADKALIGSALIGLSMLGDLPWWITGVILLREIGITILRFMVLRHGVIPASRGGKLKTLVQAVAIGLFVLPLHNWPGIWLTVAWVIMWAAVVLTIVTGADYVVSAIRNSRGRSAGN; this comes from the coding sequence GTGCCGGGCCAACCTTCTACTGATCCGTTGGTGCCGCATGCCTTCATCGCCAGCTTGCCCAACATTCTCACCGGAGCCCGGTTGGTGCTCGTTCCGGTCTTCCTGGTGTTGCTGTTCGTCGGCGATGGCCATGAAACGTTCTGGCGGATAGTCGCTTTCGCGGTGTTCTCGGTCGCGGTGATCACCGACCGGTTCGACGGCGCCCTGGCGCGCAGCTACGGCGTGGTCTCGGAGTTCGGCGCACTGGCCGACCCGATCGCCGACAAGGCGCTCATCGGGTCGGCGTTGATCGGTCTGTCCATGCTCGGTGACCTGCCCTGGTGGATCACCGGCGTGATTCTGCTGCGCGAGATCGGAATCACGATCCTGCGCTTCATGGTGTTGCGTCACGGTGTCATCCCGGCCAGCCGTGGCGGCAAACTCAAGACGCTGGTGCAGGCGGTCGCGATCGGATTGTTCGTGCTGCCGCTGCACAACTGGCCGGGGATCTGGCTGACTGTGGCGTGGGTGATCATGTGGGCGGCCGTGGTGCTGACCATCGTCACCGGCGCCGACTATGTGGTTTCGGCGATCAGGAATTCACGTGGACGATCCGCTGGTAACTGA
- the pspM gene encoding phage shock envelope stress response protein PspM — MATKTGRGEAWRSVLQRGVDTAADLSGALAEKLSAAADPRAKLLRKRRWAARLGVFFTLACGFWVLVTAVLASWRTPVWVLIITGVIAAGAAFPATLLWLRYRWLRSEPLPAERPVAGRRLPPWGSAARQPMSALVASERGMFSLLGVMERGHMLPADELRELTAVANQTARTMAATATEVISMERAISNAPQSRQYLVPTINAFTAQLGQGVRQYNEMVTAAAQLVSAANSGPVSAAPLSQQRYRSELTNATDRLMGWAQAFDELGRLRQA, encoded by the coding sequence ATGGCTACCAAGACCGGTCGAGGAGAAGCCTGGCGGTCGGTGCTGCAGCGGGGTGTCGATACGGCCGCCGACCTGTCCGGCGCCCTGGCCGAAAAGCTCAGTGCTGCCGCCGATCCGCGCGCGAAGCTGCTGCGCAAGCGGCGGTGGGCTGCGCGCCTCGGGGTATTCTTCACGCTCGCCTGCGGGTTCTGGGTGCTGGTGACGGCGGTCCTCGCGTCGTGGCGCACTCCAGTCTGGGTCCTCATCATCACCGGTGTCATCGCCGCCGGTGCCGCGTTCCCCGCGACGCTGCTGTGGCTGCGCTACCGCTGGCTGCGGTCCGAACCCTTGCCGGCCGAACGTCCCGTTGCCGGCCGGCGGCTTCCGCCGTGGGGTTCGGCCGCACGCCAGCCGATGTCGGCGCTGGTGGCATCCGAGCGTGGCATGTTCTCGCTGCTCGGCGTCATGGAACGCGGCCACATGCTGCCCGCCGACGAGCTGCGCGAGCTGACCGCGGTGGCCAACCAGACCGCGCGCACCATGGCCGCCACCGCCACCGAGGTGATCTCGATGGAGCGCGCGATCAGCAATGCGCCTCAGTCGCGGCAGTACCTGGTGCCCACCATCAACGCGTTCACCGCACAACTCGGTCAAGGTGTTCGGCAGTACAACGAAATGGTCACCGCCGCAGCACAACTGGTGTCCGCGGCCAACAGCGGGCCGGTGTCGGCGGCCCCCCTGTCGCAGCAGCGCTACCGCAGCGAGCTGACCAACGCCACCGACCGGCTGATGGGCTGGGCGCAGGCCTTCGACGAGCTGGGCCGGCTGCGCCAGGCCTGA
- the clgR gene encoding transcriptional regulator ClgR — translation MTELLREVIGDVLRTARTEQGRTLREVSDAARVSLGYLSEVERGRKEASSELLSSICDALDVRLSRVLTDAGERMARREQANVAHIDAATKVVIPQPVSMAVA, via the coding sequence ATGACGGAATTGCTGCGTGAAGTGATCGGCGATGTGCTGCGCACCGCCCGCACCGAGCAGGGCCGCACCCTGCGTGAGGTGTCCGATGCCGCCAGGGTGAGCCTCGGGTATCTGTCGGAGGTGGAACGTGGCCGCAAAGAGGCCTCCAGCGAACTGCTCAGCTCCATCTGCGATGCCCTCGACGTGCGGCTCTCGCGCGTGCTGACCGACGCCGGAGAGCGGATGGCGCGCCGCGAGCAGGCCAACGTGGCCCACATCGACGCTGCCACCAAGGTGGTCATCCCGCAGCCGGTCTCCATGGCCGTCGCCTGA
- a CDS encoding DUF5313 domain-containing protein, translating to MTSNNARTKPNPIQFLGYCFGRRLPDSMLDWVREDLTGKGATRRMMLRVLVPAVLILSPFWLIDTTLYVHLSMTVPILIPFVYFSHALNKIWRRHMLRVHGLDPNLVDKISREKNAHIHQAYIEKYGPRSGPPSSSAV from the coding sequence ATGACGAGCAACAACGCGCGCACCAAGCCGAATCCGATTCAGTTCCTGGGTTACTGCTTCGGGCGCCGACTCCCCGATTCGATGCTCGACTGGGTGCGCGAAGACCTGACCGGCAAGGGCGCCACCCGCCGGATGATGCTGCGGGTGCTGGTGCCCGCGGTGCTGATCCTGTCCCCGTTCTGGCTGATCGACACCACCTTGTACGTGCACCTGAGCATGACGGTGCCGATCCTGATCCCGTTCGTCTACTTCTCGCACGCGCTGAACAAGATCTGGCGGCGGCACATGCTGCGCGTGCACGGCCTCGACCCCAATCTGGTCGACAAGATCTCCCGCGAGAAGAACGCGCACATCCATCAGGCCTACATCGAGAAGTACGGCCCGCGGTCGGGGCCACCCAGCAGCAGCGCGGTCTGA
- a CDS encoding HypC/HybG/HupF family hydrogenase formation chaperone, with translation MCLGIPGQVVDFVDAEAYLAKVDVNGVRRIISVRLLAEDNLQVGDWVLVHVGFAMAKIDEREAALTLDQVQKMGENYQQEIAAFNDSEIA, from the coding sequence ATGTGTCTCGGAATCCCCGGCCAAGTGGTCGATTTCGTCGACGCCGAGGCCTACCTGGCCAAGGTCGACGTCAACGGCGTACGGCGCATCATCAGTGTCCGACTGCTCGCCGAAGACAATCTGCAGGTCGGCGACTGGGTGCTGGTCCACGTCGGGTTCGCGATGGCCAAGATCGACGAACGCGAAGCCGCCCTGACCCTGGATCAGGTGCAGAAGATGGGCGAGAACTATCAGCAGGAGATCGCCGCGTTCAACGACTCCGAAATCGCTTGA
- a CDS encoding amino-acid N-acetyltransferase encodes MRRARTSDVPRIKELVDIYAGKILLEKNLVTLYEAVQEFWVVELDGELVGCGALHVLWADLGEVRTVAVHPKVRGTGVGHVLLEQLLRAARDLHLSRIFVLTFEIDFFGRHGFKEIDGTPVTAEVYEEMCRSYDTGVAEFLDLSYVKPNTLGNTRMLLTL; translated from the coding sequence GTGCGCCGGGCCCGCACCTCCGATGTCCCCCGGATCAAGGAGCTGGTGGACATCTACGCAGGCAAGATCCTTCTGGAAAAGAACCTGGTGACGCTGTACGAGGCGGTTCAGGAATTCTGGGTGGTCGAGCTCGACGGCGAACTGGTCGGCTGCGGTGCCCTGCACGTGCTGTGGGCCGACCTCGGTGAAGTGCGCACGGTGGCGGTCCATCCGAAGGTCCGGGGCACCGGCGTGGGCCACGTTCTGCTCGAGCAGCTGCTCCGGGCCGCCCGCGATCTTCATCTGAGCCGCATCTTCGTGCTGACCTTCGAGATCGACTTCTTCGGCCGCCACGGCTTCAAGGAGATCGACGGCACCCCGGTGACCGCCGAGGTGTACGAGGAGATGTGCCGCTCATACGACACCGGTGTGGCCGAGTTCCTCGACCTGTCCTACGTCAAACCGAACACGCTCGGTAACACCCGGATGCTGCTGACCCTCTGA
- a CDS encoding DUF2834 domain-containing protein yields the protein MSHPTSPATQTRLLCIGYAVIAAVALAATWSQNVAYFHSPTGLLTFWSDTKVNPASRSITVDIVLFFLAAAIFMVVEARKHAIPYVWAYLLGGALIAISVTFPLFLIARQLRVGPSETTRLGAVDATILAVLSVLTIAFVIWVDVA from the coding sequence ATGAGTCATCCGACCTCGCCCGCCACGCAGACCAGACTTCTGTGCATCGGCTACGCAGTCATCGCCGCGGTTGCCCTGGCCGCCACCTGGAGCCAGAACGTCGCCTACTTTCACAGCCCGACCGGCCTGTTGACCTTCTGGAGCGATACCAAGGTCAACCCGGCCTCGCGCTCCATCACCGTCGACATCGTGCTCTTTTTCCTCGCCGCGGCGATCTTCATGGTGGTCGAGGCACGCAAACACGCCATCCCCTATGTCTGGGCCTACTTGCTCGGCGGTGCCCTCATCGCCATCAGCGTCACCTTCCCGCTGTTCCTCATCGCCCGGCAATTGCGGGTCGGCCCATCGGAGACCACGCGACTGGGCGCCGTCGACGCGACCATCTTGGCGGTGCTGAGCGTGCTCACCATCGCCTTCGTGATCTGGGTCGACGTGGCATGA
- a CDS encoding limonene-1,2-epoxide hydrolase family protein: MADQSTTAVNSPAGTVEIFLNALQDQDFETAENALAQNLVYQNVGLPTIYGRNRTVKLFRSMQGRVGFEVKIHRIAADGASVLTERTDALIIGPLRLQFWVCGVFEVHEGRITLWRDYFDFLDMTKATVRGLVGIVIPSLRASL; encoded by the coding sequence ATGGCTGACCAATCAACCACCGCGGTGAACAGTCCCGCGGGCACGGTCGAGATCTTCCTCAATGCGCTTCAGGACCAGGACTTCGAAACAGCCGAGAACGCGCTGGCGCAGAACCTGGTGTATCAGAACGTCGGGTTGCCGACCATCTACGGGCGCAACCGCACGGTGAAACTGTTCCGTTCCATGCAGGGCCGGGTCGGTTTCGAGGTGAAGATTCACCGGATCGCGGCCGACGGCGCCTCGGTGCTGACCGAACGCACCGACGCCCTGATCATCGGACCGCTGCGGCTGCAGTTCTGGGTGTGTGGGGTGTTCGAGGTGCACGAGGGCCGAATCACGCTGTGGCGGGACTACTTCGACTTTCTCGACATGACCAAGGCGACGGTCCGCGGCCTGGTCGGGATCGTCATTCCCTCACTGCGCGCGTCGCTGTAG
- a CDS encoding glycosyltransferase, with translation MRVAVVAGPDPGHAFPALALCLKFLAAGDTPTLLTGVEWLDTARAAGVDAVELAGLDPTDDDNDADAGAKIHYRAARMAVLNVPQLREIGPDLVVSDVITACGGLAAELLGVPWVELNPHPLYLPSKGLPPVGSGLAPGVGLRGRLRDSVMRALTARSLRSGLAQRAEARAGIGLPATDPGPLRRLIATLPALEVPRPDWPAEAVVVGPLHFEPTDAVLPVPAGRGPVVVVAPSTATTGTQGMAELALGSLRPGETLPDGARLVVSRLGGADVEVPPWAVVGLGRQDDLLTHADLVICGGGHGMVSKTLLAGVPMVVVPGGGDQWEIANRLVRQGSAQLVRPLTADALITAVGEVLGSSRYRRAAQQGGASVAHVADPVRVCHDALAPAR, from the coding sequence ATGCGCGTAGCGGTGGTTGCCGGACCCGACCCCGGGCATGCCTTCCCGGCCCTGGCGCTGTGTCTGAAATTCCTGGCGGCGGGGGACACGCCGACCCTGCTGACCGGCGTGGAATGGCTGGACACTGCCCGCGCCGCCGGGGTCGACGCGGTCGAACTGGCCGGGCTGGATCCCACCGACGATGACAACGACGCCGACGCCGGGGCGAAGATCCACTACCGGGCGGCCAGAATGGCAGTGCTCAACGTCCCGCAGCTTCGGGAAATCGGCCCCGACCTGGTGGTTTCGGATGTGATCACGGCGTGCGGCGGGCTGGCCGCCGAACTGCTCGGGGTGCCCTGGGTGGAACTCAACCCGCATCCGCTCTACTTGCCGTCGAAGGGGCTGCCGCCGGTGGGCAGCGGTTTGGCACCGGGCGTCGGGTTGCGCGGCCGGTTGCGCGACTCCGTGATGCGGGCGCTGACGGCGCGGTCTCTGCGGTCGGGTCTGGCGCAGCGCGCCGAAGCCAGGGCGGGGATCGGCCTGCCCGCGACCGATCCCGGGCCGCTGCGTCGCCTGATCGCGACCCTGCCCGCACTCGAGGTGCCGCGTCCGGATTGGCCGGCGGAGGCCGTCGTGGTGGGGCCGCTGCATTTCGAGCCGACGGACGCGGTGCTGCCCGTGCCCGCCGGTAGGGGCCCGGTCGTGGTGGTCGCGCCGTCGACCGCGACCACCGGCACCCAGGGGATGGCCGAGCTCGCGCTGGGGTCGCTGCGGCCCGGCGAGACGCTGCCCGACGGGGCTCGGCTGGTGGTGTCTCGGCTGGGCGGGGCCGACGTCGAGGTCCCGCCGTGGGCGGTGGTCGGACTGGGACGCCAGGACGACCTGCTCACTCACGCCGACCTGGTGATCTGCGGGGGTGGCCACGGCATGGTGTCCAAGACCCTGCTGGCCGGTGTGCCGATGGTGGTGGTTCCGGGCGGCGGAGACCAGTGGGAGATCGCCAATCGCCTGGTGCGCCAAGGCAGTGCGCAATTGGTGCGCCCGTTGACAGCCGACGCGTTGATCACCGCCGTCGGCGAGGTGCTCGGCTCGTCGAGGTATCGCCGGGCCGCACAGCAGGGCGGGGCATCGGTGGCCCACGTGGCAGATCCGGTACGGGTGTGCCATGACGCGTTGGCGCCCGCTCGGTAG
- a CDS encoding CinA family protein, giving the protein MDDPLVTDDAKALVADLTVNGQSVATAESLTGGLLAATLAGVPGASAVLHGGLVTYTEDTKIWLAGVAPQVLDAVGPVAAPTARALAVGARQRCAATWGVSLTGVAGPEAHGGHPPGTVFLGLAGPVDTEVVELTLSGSRWDIRVAAVNEAIARLRRLVEHQ; this is encoded by the coding sequence GTGGACGATCCGCTGGTAACTGACGACGCAAAGGCGCTGGTCGCCGACCTCACGGTGAACGGCCAGAGCGTCGCCACCGCAGAATCGCTGACCGGAGGCCTGCTGGCGGCCACGCTGGCCGGCGTGCCCGGTGCCAGCGCCGTGCTGCACGGCGGGCTGGTCACCTATACCGAGGACACCAAGATCTGGCTGGCCGGTGTGGCGCCGCAGGTGCTCGACGCGGTCGGCCCGGTCGCGGCACCCACCGCGCGGGCACTGGCCGTCGGCGCACGGCAGCGCTGTGCCGCCACCTGGGGCGTGAGCCTCACCGGGGTGGCCGGACCCGAGGCGCACGGCGGACATCCGCCCGGAACGGTATTTCTCGGGCTGGCCGGACCGGTCGACACCGAGGTGGTCGAGTTGACGCTGTCCGGTTCCCGCTGGGATATCCGGGTGGCCGCGGTCAACGAGGCGATCGCCCGGTTGCGTCGTCTGGTCGAGCACCAATGA
- the hypD gene encoding hydrogenase formation protein HypD, with the protein MKFVDEFRDPAAARALVKSITELAGDDEFKFMEVCGGHTHTIYRHGIEHLLPSSIELVHGPGCPVCVIPMGRVDDAMWLAEQPGIIFTTFGDMMRVPGSRGNLIEAKARGADVRFVYSPLDALKVARDNPDRHVVFFAVGFETTAPSTAVTLVRARTLGVHNFSVFCNHVTIVPPIKAILESPDLRLSGFLGPGHVSTVVGLRPYRFVPAVYGKPIVVAGFEPLDILASVHMLLQQIREGRCEVENQYTRVVRPEGNLQALKLMAETFELRPHFEWRGLGFISQSALKIHREYAEYDAELVFDMPGVRVADPKACQCGEVLKGVIKPWECKVFGTACTPETPIGTCMVSPEGACAAYYNFGRLHRETAQLLIQH; encoded by the coding sequence ATGAAGTTCGTCGACGAATTCCGCGATCCGGCCGCCGCGCGGGCCCTGGTCAAATCGATCACCGAACTCGCCGGTGACGACGAGTTCAAATTCATGGAGGTGTGCGGCGGCCACACTCACACCATCTACAGGCACGGCATCGAACACCTCCTGCCGAGTTCGATCGAGTTGGTACACGGGCCGGGCTGCCCGGTCTGTGTGATCCCGATGGGCCGGGTGGACGACGCGATGTGGCTGGCCGAACAGCCCGGCATCATCTTCACCACGTTCGGCGACATGATGCGCGTGCCCGGCTCACGCGGGAACCTGATCGAAGCCAAGGCCCGTGGGGCCGACGTGCGTTTCGTCTACTCCCCCCTGGACGCGCTGAAGGTCGCCCGCGACAACCCCGACCGGCATGTCGTGTTCTTCGCGGTCGGGTTCGAGACCACCGCACCGTCGACGGCTGTCACGCTCGTCCGAGCACGCACGCTGGGGGTGCACAACTTCAGCGTGTTCTGCAACCACGTCACGATCGTGCCGCCCATCAAGGCCATCCTCGAATCCCCCGACCTGCGACTGTCGGGATTCCTCGGTCCGGGTCACGTCTCCACCGTGGTGGGGCTGCGGCCGTACCGCTTCGTCCCCGCCGTCTACGGCAAGCCCATCGTGGTCGCGGGGTTCGAGCCGCTCGACATCTTGGCCTCGGTGCACATGCTCCTGCAGCAGATCCGCGAGGGCCGCTGCGAGGTGGAGAACCAGTACACGCGCGTGGTGCGCCCAGAAGGCAATCTCCAGGCCCTGAAGCTGATGGCGGAGACGTTCGAGCTGCGACCCCACTTCGAATGGCGCGGCCTCGGGTTCATCTCCCAGAGCGCACTGAAGATTCACCGCGAGTATGCCGAGTACGACGCCGAGCTGGTATTCGACATGCCCGGGGTGCGCGTGGCAGACCCGAAGGCCTGCCAGTGTGGAGAGGTGCTCAAGGGCGTCATCAAGCCGTGGGAGTGCAAGGTGTTCGGGACGGCGTGTACCCCCGAGACACCCATCGGCACGTGCATGGTGTCACCCGAGGGCGCGTGCGCGGCGTACTACAACTTCGGCCGGCTGCACCGCGAGACCGCGCAGCTGCTGATCCAGCACTGA
- the pspA gene encoding phage shock protein PspA — translation MANPFTKAWKYLMALFSSKVDEYADPKVQIQQAIEDAQRQHQALTQQAAQVIGNQRQLEMRLNRQLADIEKLQVNVRQALTLADQANGAGDVAKATEYNNAAEAFAAQLVTAEQGVEDLKTLHDQALQAAGQAKKAVEQNAMMLQQKIAERTKLLSQLEQAKMQEQVSSSLRSMTDLAAPGNTPSLDEVRDKIERRYANAIGSAELAQNSVQGRMLEVQQASVQMAGHSRLEQIRASMRGDTLPAGGSTATPAAPATNPAQTPENPLGQ, via the coding sequence ATGGCCAATCCGTTCACCAAGGCATGGAAGTACCTGATGGCGCTGTTCAGCTCCAAGGTCGATGAGTACGCCGACCCGAAGGTGCAAATCCAGCAGGCCATCGAGGACGCACAGCGTCAGCACCAGGCACTCACCCAGCAGGCCGCCCAGGTGATCGGCAACCAGCGTCAGCTGGAGATGCGGCTCAACCGCCAGCTCGCCGACATCGAGAAGCTCCAGGTCAACGTCCGCCAGGCCCTCACTCTCGCCGACCAGGCAAATGGCGCCGGCGACGTCGCCAAGGCCACTGAGTACAACAACGCCGCCGAGGCGTTCGCCGCGCAGCTGGTGACCGCCGAGCAGGGCGTCGAAGACCTCAAGACCTTGCACGACCAGGCTCTGCAGGCCGCCGGCCAGGCGAAGAAGGCTGTCGAGCAGAACGCGATGATGCTGCAGCAGAAGATCGCCGAACGCACCAAGCTGCTGTCGCAGCTTGAGCAGGCCAAGATGCAGGAGCAGGTCAGCTCCTCGCTGCGGTCGATGACCGACCTTGCCGCGCCGGGCAACACCCCCAGCCTCGACGAGGTCCGCGACAAGATCGAGCGACGCTACGCCAACGCCATCGGCTCGGCCGAACTCGCCCAGAACTCGGTGCAGGGCCGCATGCTCGAAGTGCAGCAGGCCAGTGTGCAGATGGCCGGGCACTCCCGGCTGGAGCAGATCCGCGCGTCGATGCGTGGCGACACGCTGCCCGCGGGCGGCAGCACCGCGACGCCGGCCGCGCCGGCCACCAACCCGGCCCAGACGCCCGAAAATCCGCTCGGCCAATAG